From the Jatrophihabitans endophyticus genome, one window contains:
- the rplT gene encoding 50S ribosomal protein L20 produces MARVKRAVNAQKKRRSTLEAASGYRGQRSRLYRKAKEQLLHSSTYQYRDRKARKGDFRQLWITRINAAARANDMTYNRFVQGLRLAGVEVDRKVLAELAVNDPAAFTALVEVSRAAVKAEGIGGAAAQSPAA; encoded by the coding sequence GTGGCACGCGTCAAGCGGGCAGTGAACGCCCAGAAGAAGCGCCGGAGCACCCTCGAAGCGGCCAGCGGCTACCGCGGCCAGCGGTCGCGGCTCTACCGCAAGGCCAAGGAGCAGCTGCTCCACTCCTCGACCTACCAGTACCGCGACCGCAAGGCGCGCAAGGGCGACTTCCGCCAGCTGTGGATCACCCGCATCAACGCGGCGGCCCGCGCGAACGACATGACCTACAACCGCTTCGTGCAGGGCCTGCGGCTCGCCGGCGTCGAGGTCGACCGCAAGGTGCTCGCCGAGCTGGCCGTCAACGACCCGGCCGCGTTCACCGCGCTCGTCGAGGTCTCGCGGGCGGCGGTCAAGGCCGAGGGCATCGGCGGCGCCGCCGCCCAGTCCCCGGCCGCCTGA
- the pgsA gene encoding CDP-diacylglycerol--glycerol-3-phosphate 3-phosphatidyltransferase — translation MPRLTDDPIGDPPDRVSTWNVANALTMFRLALVPVFVWTLFADGGHDTTWRVIAWAVFALACVTDTVDGDIARKRGLVTEFGKLADPIADKALVGAALIGLSALAELPWWVTVVVLVREVGVTLLRFWVIRHGVIPASRGGKLKTLLQNVAIGLFVLPSWSWLHDVAWVVMAAAIVVAVVTGVDYVARAVRLRRESRLSAGR, via the coding sequence TTGCCCCGGCTCACCGACGACCCGATCGGCGACCCGCCCGACCGCGTCTCGACCTGGAACGTCGCGAACGCGTTGACGATGTTCCGCCTCGCGCTCGTCCCCGTCTTCGTCTGGACGCTGTTCGCCGACGGTGGGCACGACACGACGTGGCGGGTGATCGCCTGGGCCGTCTTCGCACTCGCGTGCGTGACCGACACCGTCGACGGTGACATCGCGCGCAAGCGCGGACTCGTCACGGAGTTCGGCAAGCTGGCCGACCCGATCGCCGACAAGGCGCTGGTCGGGGCGGCGCTGATCGGGCTCTCGGCGCTGGCCGAGCTGCCCTGGTGGGTGACCGTCGTCGTGCTGGTCCGCGAGGTCGGGGTCACCCTGCTGCGGTTCTGGGTGATCCGCCACGGGGTGATCCCGGCCAGCCGCGGCGGGAAGCTCAAGACGCTGCTGCAGAACGTCGCGATCGGGTTGTTCGTGCTGCCGTCGTGGAGCTGGCTGCACGACGTCGCCTGGGTCGTCATGGCCGCCGCGATCGTCGTCGCCGTCGTCACCGGGGTGGACTACGTGGCCCGTGCGGTGCGGCTGCGACGGGAATCCCGGCTCTCCGCCGGGCGTTGA
- the rimO gene encoding 30S ribosomal protein S12 methylthiotransferase RimO, whose translation MSTAGRSVALVTLGCARNEVDSEELAGRLGAGGWALTDDAEAADVVVVNTCGFIESAKQDSINTVLEAAGEQRKVVAVGCLAERYGDELATALTEADAVLGFDSYADIAARLDDVAAGRAVQTHRPRDRRTLLPVTPTQRQPAAAEVALPGHAWHPSASLPATAVRNRLDDAPVAYLKLASGCDRRCTFCAIPSFRGAFVSRKPADVVAEAGWLAGTGVREIVLVSENSTSYGKDLGDLRALEALLPDLADVTGIERVRVSYLQPAETRPELVRRLATTPGVAPYFDLSFQHASTPVLRRMKRFGGTDSFLDLLRRARDLAPDLGARSNFILGFPGETEADVVELERFLSEARLDAIGVFGYSDEDGTEAAGFADKVDPDLVAERKERIQSLADELVTQRAEERVGTRVEVLVEDVDDDGSGEIVGRAAHQGPDVDGVVRLVGAEGVARGAIVPVFVLASEGVDLVAEPVGEPW comes from the coding sequence GTGTCAACGGCCGGTCGCAGCGTCGCGCTCGTCACCCTCGGGTGCGCGCGCAACGAGGTCGACTCCGAGGAGCTCGCGGGTCGGCTCGGGGCGGGCGGGTGGGCGCTCACCGACGACGCCGAGGCCGCCGACGTCGTCGTGGTCAACACCTGCGGCTTCATCGAGTCGGCGAAGCAGGACTCCATCAACACGGTCCTCGAGGCCGCGGGCGAGCAGCGCAAGGTCGTCGCCGTCGGGTGCCTCGCCGAACGCTACGGCGACGAGCTCGCCACGGCGCTGACCGAGGCCGACGCCGTCCTGGGCTTCGACTCCTACGCCGACATCGCCGCGCGACTCGACGACGTCGCCGCCGGCCGCGCGGTGCAGACCCACCGGCCGCGCGACCGCCGGACCCTGCTGCCGGTCACGCCGACGCAGCGCCAGCCCGCCGCGGCCGAGGTCGCGCTGCCCGGTCACGCCTGGCACCCGTCGGCGTCGCTGCCCGCGACCGCGGTCCGCAACCGACTCGACGACGCGCCCGTCGCCTACCTCAAGCTCGCCTCCGGCTGCGACCGGCGCTGCACCTTCTGCGCCATCCCGTCCTTCCGCGGCGCGTTCGTGTCGCGCAAGCCCGCCGACGTCGTCGCCGAGGCCGGCTGGCTCGCCGGCACCGGCGTGCGCGAGATCGTGCTCGTCAGCGAGAACTCGACGTCCTACGGCAAGGACCTCGGCGACCTGCGCGCACTCGAGGCGCTGCTGCCCGACCTCGCCGACGTCACCGGCATCGAGCGCGTCCGGGTGTCCTACCTGCAGCCCGCCGAGACGCGCCCCGAGCTCGTCCGACGGCTCGCGACCACCCCGGGGGTCGCGCCGTACTTCGACCTGTCCTTCCAGCACGCGAGCACGCCCGTCCTGCGGCGCATGAAGCGCTTCGGCGGCACCGACTCCTTCCTCGACCTGCTCCGCCGCGCCCGCGACCTCGCGCCCGACCTCGGGGCGCGCAGCAACTTCATCCTCGGCTTCCCCGGTGAGACCGAGGCCGACGTCGTCGAGCTCGAACGCTTCCTGTCCGAGGCGCGCCTCGACGCGATCGGCGTGTTCGGGTACTCCGACGAGGACGGCACGGAGGCCGCCGGCTTCGCCGACAAGGTCGACCCGGACCTCGTCGCCGAGCGCAAGGAACGCATCCAGTCGCTCGCCGACGAGCTGGTCACCCAGCGCGCCGAGGAGCGCGTCGGCACACGCGTCGAGGTCCTGGTCGAGGACGTCGACGACGACGGCTCCGGCGAGATCGTCGGCCGCGCCGCCCACCAGGGGCCCGATGTCGACGGCGTGGTGCGCCTCGTCGGTGCCGAGGGTGTCGCGCGCGGCGCGATCGTCCCGGTCTTCGTGCTCGCCAGCGAGGGGGTCGATCTCGTCGCCGAGCCCGTGGGCGAACCGTGGTGA
- a CDS encoding helix-turn-helix domain-containing protein, with product MAVLREVVGDTLRGLRMRQRRTLREVSASARVSLGYLSEVERGQKEPSSELLAAICGALEVELSELFAEVSDSLRREEKLLAARRVALVGGGAARIEPARGTDATGTPAVAGSTAGPASASASGGTGARVRALPTVAA from the coding sequence ATGGCAGTACTGCGCGAGGTCGTGGGGGACACCCTGCGGGGGCTGCGAATGCGCCAACGCCGCACGCTGCGCGAGGTCTCGGCGAGCGCCCGCGTCAGCCTGGGGTACCTGTCCGAGGTGGAGCGCGGTCAGAAGGAGCCCTCCTCGGAACTCCTGGCCGCCATCTGCGGCGCCCTCGAGGTCGAGCTGTCCGAGCTGTTCGCCGAGGTCAGCGACAGCCTGCGCCGCGAGGAGAAGCTGCTCGCCGCGCGTCGCGTGGCGCTCGTCGGCGGCGGTGCCGCGCGCATCGAGCCGGCCCGCGGCACCGACGCGACCGGCACGCCCGCCGTCGCGGGGAGCACGGCCGGCCCCGCATCGGCGTCGGCCTCCGGCGGCACCGGGGCACGGGTCCGCGCCCTGCCCACCGTCGCCGCCTGA
- a CDS encoding TrmH family RNA methyltransferase, with product MLSSSNARLAAARRLTRRSARRETGRFLAEGAQAVREALAADAVIELFATADAMARHPDLTGGATEIAPKDALALSETVTPQGLVAVCELAQPSLADVLARSPRLLAVLVEPNEPGNVGAVVRTADAAGADAVVLTGGVDAGNGKAVRASAGSLFHLPVLTAPVQAVLAGGLRTLATSGGAARDLDDLSDDGTLAGPTAWLFGTEAHGLPEDVLAAADETVRVPIHGRAESLNLAAAAAVCLYASARAQRR from the coding sequence CTGCTCAGCAGTTCCAACGCCCGGCTCGCGGCCGCGCGCCGTCTCACGAGACGGTCCGCGCGGCGCGAGACCGGGCGTTTCCTCGCCGAGGGCGCGCAGGCGGTGCGCGAGGCGCTGGCGGCGGACGCCGTCATCGAGCTGTTCGCGACGGCCGACGCGATGGCGCGGCACCCGGACCTCACCGGCGGGGCGACCGAGATCGCACCGAAGGACGCCCTCGCGCTGTCGGAGACGGTGACGCCCCAGGGCCTCGTCGCCGTGTGCGAGCTGGCGCAGCCCTCGCTCGCGGACGTGCTGGCCCGCTCGCCGCGGTTGCTGGCCGTGCTCGTCGAGCCCAACGAGCCCGGCAACGTGGGCGCGGTGGTGCGCACCGCCGACGCGGCCGGGGCGGACGCCGTCGTGCTCACCGGCGGCGTCGACGCCGGCAACGGCAAGGCCGTGCGGGCGAGCGCCGGCAGCCTGTTCCACCTGCCCGTCCTCACCGCACCCGTCCAGGCGGTGCTCGCCGGCGGCCTGCGAACCCTGGCGACGAGCGGCGGCGCCGCCCGCGACCTCGACGACCTGAGCGACGACGGGACGCTGGCCGGGCCGACCGCCTGGCTGTTCGGCACCGAGGCGCACGGGCTGCCCGAGGACGTGCTCGCCGCCGCCGACGAGACCGTCCGCGTCCCGATCCACGGCCGCGCCGAGAGCCTCAACCTCGCCGCGGCCGCCGCGGTGTGCCTGTACGCGAGCGCCCGGGCACAACGGCGGTAG
- the rpmI gene encoding 50S ribosomal protein L35: protein MPKNKTHSGIKKRVRVTGRGKLRTERANMQHKFEHKSSRHKRRLSGTSEVASPDVPRIKKMLGI from the coding sequence ATGCCCAAGAACAAGACCCACAGCGGGATCAAGAAGCGGGTGCGCGTCACCGGTCGCGGCAAGCTGCGCACCGAGCGGGCCAACATGCAGCACAAGTTCGAGCACAAGTCGTCGCGGCACAAGCGTCGGCTCTCCGGGACGAGCGAGGTCGCGAGCCCCGACGTCCCCCGCATCAAGAAGATGCTCGGCATCTGA
- the infC gene encoding translation initiation factor IF-3, which yields MSSEPRINDRIRVPEVRLVGPEGEQVGIVPLGKALELAAESDLDLVEVAPMARPPVCKLMDYGKFKYESAQKAREARRNQALTVIKEMKLRPKIDSHDYETKKGHVERFLKAGDKVKVTIMFRGREQSRPELGFRLLQRLAEDITELGFVESSPKQDGRNMVMVVAPHRSAKPVRLPRPAAATEPVEAAEAAE from the coding sequence ATCAGCTCCGAACCCAGGATCAACGACAGGATCCGCGTCCCAGAAGTACGGCTCGTCGGCCCCGAGGGCGAGCAGGTCGGCATCGTGCCGCTCGGCAAGGCCCTCGAGCTCGCCGCCGAGTCGGACCTGGATCTCGTCGAGGTCGCCCCGATGGCGCGTCCGCCCGTCTGCAAGCTCATGGACTACGGCAAGTTCAAGTACGAGAGCGCGCAGAAGGCGCGAGAGGCCCGGCGCAACCAGGCCCTCACCGTCATCAAGGAGATGAAGCTCCGCCCGAAGATCGACTCGCACGACTACGAGACCAAGAAGGGTCACGTCGAGCGATTCCTCAAGGCCGGTGACAAGGTCAAGGTCACGATCATGTTCCGTGGCCGCGAGCAGTCCCGTCCCGAGCTCGGCTTCCGGCTGCTGCAGCGTCTCGCCGAGGACATCACCGAGCTCGGCTTCGTCGAGTCCTCGCCGAAGCAGGACGGCCGCAACATGGTCATGGTCGTCGCGCCGCACCGCTCGGCGAAGCCGGTCAGGCTGCCGCGCCCCGCCGCGGCCACCGAGCCGGTCGAGGCCGCCGAGGCGGCCGAGTAG
- a CDS encoding DNA-formamidopyrimidine glycosylase family protein produces MPEGDTVWLTAHRLHRALAGRELTTWDLRVPALATTDLRGRSVTEVLARGKHILVRVGGPGDALTLHSHLRMDGSYYLSAAGAARPRRHPDHMIRALLGNAEWLATGYRVHDLRLVPRAGEGEFVDHLGPDLLGPDWDTERAVANLLRIPDLTVGEALLDQRNLAGVGNMYKCEVLFMQHVHPWTRVDDVPDLAGLVATSQRVLRMNRDHPEQSTTGYTQRGREHWVYERGGQPCLRCRTRIERRDQGVAPRARGTYWCPSCQPEPSRSGRSA; encoded by the coding sequence GTGCCCGAAGGCGACACGGTGTGGCTCACCGCCCACCGGCTGCACCGCGCGCTGGCCGGCCGTGAGCTGACCACGTGGGACCTCCGCGTGCCGGCGCTGGCCACCACCGACCTGCGGGGGCGTTCGGTCACCGAGGTCCTGGCCCGAGGCAAGCACATCCTCGTCCGGGTCGGCGGACCCGGGGACGCGCTGACCCTGCACAGCCACCTGCGCATGGACGGCTCGTACTACCTGTCCGCCGCGGGCGCCGCCCGGCCGCGACGTCACCCCGACCACATGATCCGGGCGCTGCTCGGCAACGCCGAGTGGCTCGCCACCGGCTACCGGGTGCACGACCTGCGCCTCGTCCCGCGCGCCGGCGAGGGCGAGTTCGTCGACCACCTCGGCCCCGACCTGCTCGGCCCGGACTGGGACACCGAGCGCGCGGTGGCCAACCTGCTGCGCATCCCCGACCTCACCGTCGGCGAGGCGCTGCTCGACCAGCGCAACCTCGCCGGCGTCGGCAACATGTACAAGTGCGAGGTGCTGTTCATGCAGCACGTGCACCCATGGACGCGGGTCGACGACGTCCCCGACCTCGCCGGCCTGGTGGCGACGTCGCAGCGCGTGCTGCGGATGAACCGTGACCATCCGGAGCAGTCGACGACCGGCTACACGCAGCGCGGTCGCGAGCACTGGGTGTACGAGCGCGGTGGCCAGCCGTGCCTGCGCTGCCGCACCCGCATCGAGCGCCGTGACCAGGGGGTCGCACCCCGGGCCCGTGGCACGTACTGGTGCCCGAGCTGCCAACCCGAACCGTCCCGGTCGGGCCGCTCGGCCTGA
- a CDS encoding ATP-dependent helicase yields the protein MHRFSPATQAWLDGAFAAPTAAQQGAWDAVAAGDHTLVVAPTGSGKTLAAFLSALDRLAAEPVPDDPKRRCRVLYVSPLKALAVDVERNLRAPLTGIRQAAARLGLPEPDVTVAMRSGDTPADERRLFARRPADILITTPESLFLLLTSAARESLRGVDTVIVDEVHAVCSAKRGAHLAVSLERLDTLLERPAQRIGLSATVRPVDEVATFLAGGRNVAIVQPPSQKSVELQVVVPVEDMSAIGEPNDDLSGAAAGAQRRTSIWPHVEERVLDLVTDHRSTIVFANSRRLAERLTARLNELAGERAGAAPPPGGAPAELMAQAGSGQPAGEVVVARAHHGSVSREQRSVVEEDLKAGRLPAVVATSSLELGIDMGAVDLVVQVESPPSVAAGLQRVGRAGHQVGAVSRGVIFPKFRGDLLECAVVAERMRAGAIESMRYPRNPLDVLAQQIVAMLALDTLTVDDVEELVRRAAPFAGLPRSALEGVLDMLAGRYPSDAFAELRPRIVWDRVTGELSARRGAQHLAVTSGGTIPDRGLFGVFLASGEGPGRRVGELDEEMVYESRVGDVFLLGSSSWRIEDITHDRVLVTPAPGEVGKMPFWKGDQPGRPVELGRALGAFLRELASSSTEDATARARAAGLDEWGTANLLAYLAEQREATHHLPDDRTILVERFRDELGDWRLVIHSPFGAPVNAPWALAISARLRERYGLEVSAMHSDDGIVLRLPETDAEPPAGDIALFEPDEIEAMITGEVGGSALFASRFRECAARSLLLPRRDPRRRTPLWQQRQRANQLLQVASEYGDFPVVLEAMRECLQDVFDVPGLVGIMRDLASRTVKLVEVETPAASPFARSLLFGYVGVFLYEGDAPLAERRAQALSLDSALLAELLGATDLRELLDPDAITQVEQEITRLAEDRRARGPDGVHDLLRAVGDLATAEAIARGATAQDLAALEEGRRAIRVRIAGDERWLAIEDSGRVRDALGCVLPVGVPEAFTEPVRDPLGDLVSRYARTHGPFVAQDVAARLGLGVAVVGSALARLAASGRLVQGEFRPGGIATEWCDAEVLRAVRRRSLAALRKEVEPVPPEALARFIPAWQGLGTRSSRGADGVLRAVEQLAGVALPASALETLVLPSRVAGYSPALLDELTLAGDVVWAGAGSLAGSDGWVMLAPAEIAPLVLPPPDDVDDPLARTLRDALAGDEALFFKSLVDRAMAAAESFETDEAVVRAVWELVWSGVLTNDTLAPVRSLLGSRGRTAHSRKAAAPRRGRYGRYSGLAPAGGAPSRVRPTPYGMGGRWSALPSREGDATRRALAAADVLLDRYGLVTRGSVAGERVAGGFAAVYPVLKAAEESGRARRGYFVEGLGAAQFALPGAVDRLRAEARPLDTRAAEGVAALVLAATDPANPYGAALPFPQAPAGEDGKRGHQAARKAGALVVLVDGSCVLYVERGGRTLLSFSEDPAVLQPAADALALAVRDGALGRLQVERADGAPVTASALGDALTSAGFRPTPRGLRLRS from the coding sequence GTGCACCGCTTCTCCCCCGCCACGCAGGCCTGGCTCGACGGCGCCTTCGCCGCGCCGACGGCCGCGCAGCAGGGGGCGTGGGACGCGGTCGCGGCCGGCGACCACACGCTGGTGGTGGCCCCGACGGGCTCGGGCAAGACCCTCGCCGCGTTCCTGTCCGCCCTCGACCGGCTCGCCGCCGAGCCGGTTCCCGACGACCCCAAACGACGCTGCCGGGTGCTCTACGTCAGCCCGCTCAAGGCGCTCGCGGTCGACGTCGAGCGCAACCTGCGGGCGCCGCTCACCGGCATCCGGCAGGCGGCGGCGCGGCTGGGCCTGCCCGAGCCCGACGTCACCGTGGCGATGCGCTCGGGCGACACCCCCGCCGACGAGCGGCGGCTGTTCGCCCGGCGACCGGCCGACATCCTCATCACCACCCCCGAGTCGCTGTTCCTGCTGCTGACCTCCGCGGCCCGCGAGTCGTTGCGCGGCGTCGACACCGTCATCGTCGACGAGGTCCACGCCGTCTGCTCGGCCAAGCGGGGCGCCCACCTCGCGGTCTCGCTCGAGCGGCTCGACACCCTGCTCGAGCGACCGGCCCAGCGGATCGGGCTGTCGGCCACGGTCCGCCCGGTCGACGAGGTGGCGACGTTCCTCGCCGGGGGACGCAACGTCGCGATCGTGCAGCCGCCGTCGCAGAAGTCGGTCGAGCTGCAGGTGGTGGTTCCGGTCGAGGACATGTCGGCGATCGGCGAGCCCAACGACGACCTGAGCGGCGCCGCGGCCGGCGCGCAACGCCGCACGTCCATCTGGCCGCACGTCGAGGAACGCGTCCTCGACCTCGTCACCGACCACCGCTCCACGATCGTGTTCGCAAACTCCCGTCGCCTCGCCGAACGGCTCACCGCGCGGCTCAACGAGCTGGCCGGCGAGCGCGCCGGGGCGGCTCCCCCGCCCGGCGGCGCGCCCGCCGAGCTGATGGCGCAGGCCGGGTCGGGGCAGCCGGCGGGCGAGGTCGTGGTCGCCCGGGCGCACCACGGGTCGGTGTCGCGCGAGCAGCGCTCGGTGGTCGAGGAGGATCTCAAGGCCGGTCGACTCCCCGCGGTGGTGGCCACCTCGTCGCTGGAGCTCGGCATCGACATGGGGGCCGTCGACCTCGTCGTCCAGGTGGAGTCACCGCCGTCGGTGGCCGCCGGCCTGCAGCGGGTCGGGCGAGCCGGGCACCAGGTCGGCGCGGTCTCGCGCGGGGTGATCTTCCCCAAGTTCCGCGGCGACCTGCTCGAGTGCGCGGTCGTCGCGGAGCGGATGCGCGCCGGTGCCATCGAGTCGATGCGCTACCCGCGCAACCCGCTCGACGTGCTCGCGCAGCAGATCGTGGCGATGCTCGCCCTCGACACCCTCACCGTCGACGACGTCGAGGAGCTCGTCCGTCGCGCGGCACCCTTCGCCGGGCTGCCGCGCTCGGCGCTCGAGGGCGTCCTCGACATGCTCGCCGGCCGCTACCCCTCCGACGCGTTCGCCGAGCTGCGCCCGCGCATCGTGTGGGACCGCGTCACCGGCGAGCTGAGTGCCCGGCGCGGCGCGCAGCACCTGGCCGTCACCAGCGGCGGGACGATCCCCGACCGCGGGCTGTTCGGCGTCTTCCTGGCCAGCGGCGAGGGTCCCGGACGCCGTGTCGGCGAGCTCGACGAGGAGATGGTCTACGAGTCGCGGGTCGGCGACGTGTTCCTGCTCGGCTCGTCGTCCTGGCGCATCGAGGACATCACGCACGACCGCGTCCTGGTCACCCCCGCGCCGGGCGAGGTCGGCAAGATGCCCTTCTGGAAGGGCGACCAGCCCGGTCGCCCCGTCGAGCTCGGGCGCGCGCTGGGGGCGTTCCTGCGCGAGCTCGCCTCGTCCTCGACCGAGGACGCCACCGCGCGGGCGCGGGCGGCGGGGCTCGACGAGTGGGGCACGGCCAACCTGCTCGCCTACCTCGCCGAGCAGCGCGAGGCCACCCACCACCTGCCCGACGACCGCACGATCCTCGTCGAACGCTTCCGCGACGAGCTCGGCGACTGGCGGCTGGTGATCCACTCCCCCTTCGGGGCGCCGGTCAACGCACCGTGGGCGCTCGCGATCTCGGCCCGGCTGCGCGAGCGCTACGGCCTCGAGGTCTCGGCCATGCACTCCGACGACGGCATCGTGCTGCGGCTGCCCGAGACCGACGCCGAACCACCCGCCGGCGACATCGCGCTGTTCGAGCCCGACGAGATCGAGGCCATGATCACCGGCGAGGTCGGTGGCTCGGCGCTGTTCGCGTCACGCTTCCGGGAGTGCGCGGCCCGCTCGCTGCTGCTGCCGCGGCGCGACCCGCGGCGGCGTACCCCGCTGTGGCAGCAGCGCCAGCGGGCCAACCAGCTGTTGCAGGTCGCGAGCGAGTACGGCGACTTCCCGGTGGTGCTGGAGGCCATGCGCGAGTGTCTGCAGGACGTCTTCGACGTCCCCGGTCTCGTCGGCATCATGCGTGATCTCGCCAGCCGCACCGTGAAGTTGGTCGAGGTCGAGACGCCGGCGGCGTCGCCGTTCGCGCGCTCGCTGCTGTTCGGGTACGTGGGCGTGTTCCTGTACGAGGGCGACGCGCCGCTGGCCGAGCGGCGGGCGCAGGCGCTGTCGCTCGACTCCGCGCTGCTCGCCGAGCTGCTCGGTGCCACCGACCTGCGCGAGCTGCTCGATCCCGACGCGATCACGCAGGTCGAGCAGGAGATCACCCGACTCGCCGAGGACCGCCGTGCGCGCGGGCCCGACGGCGTGCACGACCTGCTGCGCGCGGTCGGCGACCTCGCGACCGCCGAGGCGATCGCCCGCGGCGCGACCGCGCAGGACCTCGCCGCCCTCGAGGAGGGCCGCCGCGCCATCCGGGTCCGCATCGCCGGCGACGAACGCTGGCTCGCGATCGAGGACTCCGGGCGCGTGCGCGACGCCCTCGGCTGCGTGCTGCCCGTCGGCGTGCCCGAGGCGTTCACCGAGCCGGTCCGCGACCCGCTCGGCGACCTGGTGTCGCGCTACGCCCGCACGCACGGCCCGTTCGTGGCCCAGGACGTCGCGGCCCGGCTGGGGCTGGGGGTCGCGGTGGTCGGTTCGGCGCTGGCGCGCCTCGCCGCCTCGGGGCGGCTCGTGCAGGGTGAGTTCCGCCCCGGCGGCATCGCCACCGAGTGGTGCGACGCCGAGGTCCTGCGGGCCGTCCGGCGCCGGTCTCTGGCGGCTCTGCGCAAGGAGGTCGAGCCGGTGCCGCCCGAGGCACTGGCCCGGTTCATCCCGGCGTGGCAGGGGCTCGGCACCCGCTCGAGCCGGGGCGCCGACGGCGTGCTGCGCGCGGTCGAGCAGCTGGCCGGGGTCGCCCTGCCGGCCAGCGCGCTCGAGACCCTCGTGCTGCCGAGCCGGGTAGCGGGCTACTCCCCCGCGCTGCTGGACGAGCTGACGCTCGCGGGCGACGTCGTGTGGGCCGGCGCCGGCTCGCTCGCCGGCAGCGACGGCTGGGTGATGCTCGCGCCGGCCGAGATCGCACCGCTGGTCCTGCCCCCGCCCGACGACGTCGACGATCCGCTCGCACGCACCCTGCGCGACGCGCTCGCCGGCGACGAGGCGCTCTTCTTCAAGTCCCTGGTCGACCGCGCGATGGCGGCGGCCGAGTCCTTCGAGACCGACGAGGCGGTGGTGCGCGCGGTCTGGGAGCTCGTGTGGTCCGGGGTGCTGACCAACGACACCCTCGCGCCGGTGCGTTCGCTGCTGGGTTCTCGGGGGCGCACCGCGCACAGCCGCAAGGCCGCCGCCCCGCGACGCGGACGGTACGGGCGCTACAGCGGGCTCGCACCGGCCGGCGGGGCCCCGTCCCGGGTCCGACCGACGCCCTACGGCATGGGCGGGCGCTGGTCGGCCCTGCCGTCGCGCGAGGGCGACGCCACCCGGCGCGCGCTCGCCGCGGCCGACGTCCTGCTCGACCGCTACGGCCTGGTCACGCGGGGTTCGGTGGCCGGCGAGCGGGTGGCCGGCGGTTTCGCCGCCGTCTACCCGGTGCTCAAGGCCGCCGAGGAGTCCGGCCGCGCGCGGCGCGGCTACTTCGTCGAGGGGCTCGGCGCGGCCCAGTTCGCGTTGCCCGGGGCAGTGGACCGGTTACGCGCCGAGGCCCGGCCGCTCGACACCCGTGCGGCCGAGGGCGTCGCGGCGCTGGTGCTCGCCGCCACCGATCCCGCCAATCCCTACGGCGCCGCGCTGCCGTTCCCGCAGGCGCCCGCCGGCGAGGACGGCAAGCGCGGGCACCAGGCCGCGCGCAAGGCCGGGGCGCTCGTCGTGCTCGTCGACGGCAGCTGCGTGCTCTACGTCGAGCGGGGCGGCCGCACCCTGCTGTCCTTCAGCGAGGATCCCGCCGTGCTGCAGCCCGCCGCCGACGCGCTCGCGCTGGCCGTCCGCGACGGCGCGTTGGGGCGGCTGCAGGTCGAGCGGGCCGACGGCGCGCCGGTCACCGCGTCCGCGCTCGGCGACGCGCTGACCTCGGCCGGCTTCCGGCCCACCCCGCGCGGCCTGCGGCTGCGGAGCTGA
- a CDS encoding TetR/AcrR family transcriptional regulator, whose product MDGSANPLFDTLFRPTVEQPPAPTPPPVADASAAPVRVTGTRTRAGNAMNRTRAALLGGAARAVAGTGTRIAMAQVATSAGVAKATLYNHFRTRDAVLAALVLDQVRQLVDAQADKPLADALVDAGVAISRNEVARGLAAVEPAALAAVARIDETAPAWQLARQAVSDKLADAGRGGADTVLRWLASFLLTPAAAAQIAADVDVLVAGLPVADDDAADDAADDAPRTTNPLGAPATPPAADAPRTA is encoded by the coding sequence ATGGACGGTTCGGCGAATCCGCTCTTCGACACCCTGTTCCGCCCGACGGTCGAACAGCCGCCCGCCCCGACGCCCCCGCCGGTCGCAGACGCCTCCGCGGCGCCCGTCCGGGTGACGGGCACCCGCACCCGCGCCGGGAACGCGATGAACCGCACCCGGGCCGCCCTGCTCGGCGGCGCCGCCCGCGCGGTGGCCGGCACCGGCACCCGTATCGCCATGGCCCAGGTCGCGACCTCGGCCGGGGTGGCGAAGGCGACGCTGTACAACCACTTCCGCACCCGCGACGCCGTGCTCGCGGCCCTCGTCCTGGACCAGGTGCGCCAGCTCGTCGACGCCCAGGCCGACAAGCCGCTGGCCGACGCCCTGGTCGACGCCGGCGTCGCGATCTCGCGCAACGAGGTCGCCCGCGGGCTGGCCGCCGTCGAGCCGGCCGCCCTCGCCGCCGTCGCCCGGATCGACGAGACGGCGCCGGCCTGGCAACTCGCCCGGCAGGCCGTCAGCGACAAGCTCGCCGACGCCGGTCGCGGTGGCGCCGACACCGTCCTGCGGTGGCTCGCGTCCTTCCTGCTCACGCCCGCCGCGGCCGCGCAGATCGCCGCCGATGTCGACGTCCTCGTCGCCGGGTTGCCGGTGGCCGACGACGACGCCGCCGACGACGCCGCCGACGACGCCCCGCGGACGACGAACCCGCTGGGCGCGCCCGCGACGCCGCCCGCGGCGGACGCCCCCCGCACGGCGTAA